The following DNA comes from Bombus pascuorum chromosome 3, iyBomPasc1.1, whole genome shotgun sequence.
GGTCGTTGACCAGACAGCTCCACCGATCTGCGAAGACAAAAGTGCTTTGCATTCTCTGGTAAACATGTTCCTTTATATTCATCGCACTTCATTTTGACTGTTCAACGTTGATCTTCTGACCCAACGCGTAAAAAGTATCACCTGCTTGGATGTTTCTTCATCCGTCGTGGAATACACGAATTTCAATGATAAGCATTTCTTTGGAGATGTTGATTAGTTTCAGAAATCAGtcaatgattaaaatataatagaatttttaataacaataaatataattttctttcacaaatttttttcATGTATGATTACAACAGTATGTATAATTGTGGCATTGCATCGTTAAGTATGCCTGAATGAGGATTACATTTTAATCACTATCATGATGTTGTAACTAGTGCAAGATTTTAAATAGTTTTCAATTTGTATTAACATGTAAGATATACGTTACAAAACATGATAAGCGTATTgcttcataaaaaatttcaaatgagaAATTGACAAAAACACGAGCGCACCGTTTGAAATAAGATGAATTTTACCAGTGGCTTCTTTTTACAGTGGACCTATTTTGTTGTAGTATTCAAAAGTAGATATTCTGTCTAGATGGAAAGTATCGAatgcattatttataaatgttatcaTCTTGTTCGAAGTCTTCTTAccttatttaattttacacatGTAGAATATCTTTCCTTCTTATTCATGTAAATTACGTTTTACTATGTTCTTAGATATATTGTACACTGCGTTTTCCTTAAAATAGTCATTTACAAGTCTTTAATAACAAATCAACACGTGAAATGATGAACTTTGCTACCGTTTTCATGTACTTCATAACATATTTGTTAACgtacacaaatatttattactgaTAAAAGCCAATTTTTTCACTAGTTATACGTTAAACATTTCTGAAATACTTAATGAAATTCtgaaatgtattaaatatagaaaatattttaaattattaaattgttgattattattatgtattaaaagCAGATATAGTACATATAATAATCATGACttagtataataatactagttatgaaatagatataatacatgatagtattattaaatttcttcctataatgaaattttatatagcttataatactttattctTGGAACCTCGCACGTGGTCCCCACTCCATGTAAGAAGTTTCAGCAGGAGATTTAAATATCTTCGAAACTGTTAAACAGTGTGTAGTAGTCGGGCGTTATGGGCTCGGGGTAACCACGATCAGACCGCGAGGAAGTATCAGTGTTTGCCAACATATGAAAAACTGATTAGTAGTGCCACTCAAAAAGGAGTTGTAATCACGCAActctatttgaaataatattaacagattagtttctataaaaataaaaagatatattaatatgatattttcAGACATGATTGTTtcacaataataaatataaaaagctcAACGGCAATAATTAAAGACAAGTTTTAGTGAATGTAAAATTAGTGAATCTACAGAgagttaaagaaataatagtgttatatataaaaatattgttctatAATAAGCACAAAACTGTTTGATCTATTTATTGTTCTTAATTACTCGTTGTTATAGTTATAGTGATTGCCTCAATTTGAACTTAATTGATCATATATAAGAACCGGAAGTACGCATTAAGAAAGATATTACATTTACGTCAGTACACAACAAACGTGTGTGTTCTAATACCAACAACCTCTCGGTACCATCAAACTGTAATCACTTTAACACATACATAGCCTATAtcatgtaaattaattttggataaatattaagataataaCAAAGTAACCGAAGAAGTATTACAAACAGCGATTTACATTAATTACTTGTTATTATGTTAATCTCAGCGACGCTGTAAATGATTTGAAAATAAGAACGTAGCAAATCACAAAATGAAGGAATTCTCGTGGATGAAAGTGGAAACCTGCAGCGCAGAGGTAAACGGCTTCTAGATAACGGTCATAGTAAACGGTATTCGATCTTCTTCTTCACATGTATACCAGTGTTTTGTAATCGGCGTGTaacttcaatatttttctcgaattcCGCTCTCTTTACGATTCAATACTTTCCGTTATCGTACCTACTTCCGGTTACAACTGGAAACCGcaataattcaaaaataagTCAAGGTGCCCGGGAGAAAAGTacaactgaaaaatatttaccacAAGAGAATTATGATTGATCACGTTAtcagaaaaaatatactaaCTGGCGTTGATACAATGATCATAAAAACGATTCTGCTATCGCTTTAAATTGCCAACCAACGTTATCACCGGATTGATCTCGAGTTATTAAACATGACaccagagaaagaaaagaagagctTCCTTAGTGCTGTTAAACGACTTCTATTTCAATGAAGTCATTTCTGAGATTTCAAAGAAAGAACGATTCGTCGgcaaaataaaagttttaaatttaagacTCAACAACGTGtgtttaatgtaaaatatataacaccCTAAAATAGTACCGTGTCAGCGGTAATCATCGTTTTTTCGTATTAACGGTAGCTAAGGAAGAATCATCGGTAAATTACGAAGATGAAATTTACGCAAAATGTTTTCAAAACCGGCAAATCTGTAAACGTATCCAATAAAGTTACCGCGTCGAAACAATGTGCATCTGGTTGCGACTGCACAGGCGCGTCGCAAGCATCGAAGATCGATGATCTCTCCGATATCTCGAAATCTACAGATGGCGCGAATCAGTCGAATATAGAGATCACCGAGAAATCGCGCCACAGAAATCTGGCTACTGTGGAGACAACAGCGACCAAAAATGTTCTACGGGAGGCACCAGAACCACGGGGAATTCCTATTTTTGGGACGCTTTTGTCATTCATTCTTTCTGGCGGCCCAAAAAGGCAACATGAATACGTTCATAGAAGACACAAGGAATTGGGTCCAGTTTATAGGGAACGTTTAGGACCAGTTACAGCAGTTTTCGTAAATTCAATCCATgaatatcgaagaatttttaGACTAGAAGGTTTGGCGCCAAAACATTTCCTACCGGAAGCTTGGACACTTTACAACGAAATACGGAAATGTCGCCGCGGTTTACTGTTCATGTATAGTAACTTTAAGCATTtctttggttaaaaaatatcacaaaaatcatttttaatgtataaatatgtacatcaCAGATAAAACTCAGTTTTGATAATTATTGTACATACCACGTAGTATGGTGGTATGTTAAGAACGTAAATGaaggaaattcaaattttttggttgaattttaaaatgaacaTTTATATCTTGATAGGGATGGCCAGGAATGGATACATTTTCgtaagattttaaataaagtaatgtTAGTACCAGATCCAACAAATTTAATGTTTGAGCCGTGTCAAGAGGTAGCCATTGAACTTAGACAGAAATGGCAAAAACAGATTAAGACTGATGCTATCATAGCGAACTTACAGGTTCAACTTTATCAATGGTCTATCGAGGGTAAAAATAACTTACTTTAATCGAAAATCCAAGGTAGAAAAGTATTTATAGAAGcttgttttttattttgcagcAATGATGGCCACGTTAATGGGACCGTGTTGGCATTTTCATAAGGAACAGTTGTCTCGAGACTTCGAAATATTAGCGAAAGCGTTGCACAAAATATTCGAGTATTCAGCTAAATTATCCATTATACCAGCCAAACTAGCTATGAATTTACGCTTACCTGTTTGGAGGAAATTCATTGCATCTGTTGACACAGCTTTCGAAATTGTTCGAATACTAGTCCCGGAAATGATTAAATTAGGTGGCGACGGtttgttaaagaaaatgatgGATGAAGGTATTCAAGCCGAAGACGCAATCTGCATCGTTACCGATTTCATTTTAGCAGCTGGTGATACGGTTAGCTCAACTGCAACCGACAggataatattattcatttgaaatttgaatttaaagattaataagaatagaataaagaaaagaattcaagaaaaatttaaatttcaatatgatTCAGTTGTTACTTATTTTACATACATTGTTAGTACTTGAAAactaattttatactttacgCTCAGACAGCGACCACCCTGCAATGGATATTGTTACTGTTGTGTAATCATCCCGAAAGGCAAGAGGAACTATTTGAACAATTGAAGGATCTTTCACAGAGAGATATATTGCGCATACCATTATTAAAAGGCGTAATCAAAGAATCTCTTCGACTATATCCTATAGCTCCATTTATATCTAGATATTTACCGGAAGACAGTGTGATTAGTAATTACTTTGTACCAAAAGGggtaaatgaatttatactACATGTTACTTATAATAAacatatcgataaataataaaaaaggtatttaaaaatcacgtgatattttattgtaggAGCTACTCGTATTATCACTTTATTCGAGTGGTCGCGATGCTGCGAATTTTTCGCAACCAAATGAGTTCCTTCCAGAAAGATGGATTAGAACGGAAAAAGGCACTTATCAAGGTGTAATGCATCCATATGGGAGTTTACCATTCGCCTTAGGCGTTAGAAGTTGCATTGGTCGAAAACTAGCAGAAATACAAATATCGCTTGCATTGGCAGAGGTACGAAAATAATGAACTTAAGACATGTTaagatttattgaatttatttgattttatcttaaaaattacagtTGATTAAATCATTCAAAATAGAATGTATAAATAAGGAtcagattaaattaattttacactTGATATCTGTACCGTCGGAGCCGATGAAGTTAAAGCTACTGGAGAGAAACTAATAGATAATATATCGAAGTCAGATATCATTCAaggaaagtatttttatttcctattttttatttattttttcctctgAAACAATGTGTTACccatttacatttatatcgaataaactaagattgaaatattttcgtcattatatatacatatatgtttgTGTATGTACGCGCACGcatgtaattatttacaattatcagaatttaaatatatatttataattaaatgacacttatatattgtatatttatacatcaATTCCAtctcttaaaatatattcacaaTAAGCATGATCGAGGTATAGTATGAACCAAATGttcgttatataaaaatctcaTTAAGTGCTTCTACTTAAAGAATGTTGATTAAAGAATGTTATgattaaatcataattataaCAGTTGTTCACGCCATTGCTAGTAAATATCACAATTTCACAGGGTGTTTCGATGTGGATAgtataataaagaataacaAAACATTGTTAttcattctatatttttgatttaCTTCTCCATAAATTTAAGCATACCTAGTTTTAGAAACCGGATCGAAACACCTTGtagatatgaaattaattcgtcATTAACGTTGGCACAAAACGCTGTTgatgatttttcttatttcgtcTAGAAATTCCTGAAAACTTTCAGTGGTAGAAAAATCTTGAAATGCTTGAACTCTTTCAGGCTTTGTCATCGGGGCTGTCAAAAACCTCTTCACGCAACAGGATTTCAGTTCGTGGCACGAATTCACTCTTGCCCAGTTCCACGCTTTACTGAAGTTTTTGTGATTTAACTGAGAAATAGTACTTTCTGTAAGAATATCTGATATATCAGCCATAAGAAATTTATCAGCCAATAGCACGGCATCTAGCAATGATTCGATAGTTCTGTTTTCGAAAGTTGCTCCATTAGCAGCTAACAATAATGTGTTAAGACCTTCTTTCGACGTGTTTCGTAATTTGACACGTTTCTTGCCCGATTCTGAAAAGTACCCTTCAAGCATGGCGGAAAATGCGTCCGATTTTTGACACAGCGTTTGCCTACAAGCGTCGACAGTCGTACCGTCGTCCAGTTCAAATGTAACCGTTGCAGGTTTGGGATGATTGTCATATACTCTTGGAAAATCAGTCGAAGCAGTGTCCGTGATTTGACACTTCTCTATAATCTCAGGTTGTATTTCAAGCGTGTTTGCTAGTCGACAAATTGACCAAATAGCGTTTTCGTGAAGAACATGTTCTTGGTCGGACAGAACgtcaaatattaattgaagACCACCGTGATTGTTCAGTAGCGATTTTAGAACATATCGCGACTTGATTAGGAATGGTATCGAAACTGCGATAACCAATTTATGAGCTTCCTCTCCGCGAAGCAGTATAGACGTAAGTTCACCTACTGCTCCGCCGGTTTCTGCTAAAACACATAACTGTCTCATATACTGTTCCGAACCGTACAACGTTTCAGCTTCaaaaacgaagccttgtttTAGCAATGGCATTAAATACGCTCCATTcctatatacaaaattttttattaaataatataagtcTTATAACATGagtgttattttattacttaccTTATAATTCTAGTTAAAATTCTAGATGCTCTTGGATTTTTCGCGTGTCTAATGTAAGCTGATAACGCATTAATAGTTACGGGGTCGGCCAACCGATCAATTGGATCATTTGAATGACTTAATCGACTTAGTAATACTAATGTCCACACATTTGCATACTCCCACACATTCGAGGATTTAGTTTCCTTTCCCACATTCTGAGACTCTTCTATATCTATAGTTATTGATTTACAACTTTTTAATGACTCGACTTCTGCTTGGGGTTCTAAAAAATTAAGTGTAAGTTATTAGTCCCAAGTGTTTTCAAGAtgattttataacaattatcaCAAAGTACATGTATAAACTAATTTACCATCTTCTGTATCCATCATATCTGTATCACTACAAACTGGACTGTAATTATCCTCGGCATTTTCGTCATTTTCAATAGAATCATAAAAAGGTAATGGTGGTGTACTGGGAGGTGAAGAGGAAACACTAGTAGCACTTCCTGGACTCCAGTCATCTCGATAATAGTCTGAACTAAATCTATAAATGAACAAagttttcatttacattttctataatatagacataaattaaattttacaaacataCCTTCCTAAATTTGTCTTATAGTATTTTAATTCCGTTTGTCTACTAGGAGGAGAAtcactttctcttttctttgaaACATTTGTTCTCTCATTAGATACATCTTCAGTTgccattttttttaatctaataaCCAAAACGTCAAGCAAACCATTTTTTACCATTATTGTAATGCTTGGATCATCATAAACAAATTGTGCTAAAGCATGTAATAACATGGgatgatatttttcattctcagTATCTTTTAGTAAAGATAACATTAATTCTAAACCCGATGCCATCCTAATTCTCGCACGATTTACAGCTTCTCTACAGAATAAACATAAACTGACTAATGTTTCCTTAGATAATTCCAAATGATCTTTAATAAGGGCAACAAAACTTTCAATAGCACCAAAATTCCCTAAAATGGGACGACATTCTGCAATTTGGCAAAGATTGTACAAACACCTAATTGCcactttattattcatatcACAGCATTGCACAATACATTTATAACCCTGTATGTCTTTCTCTCCTCGTAACTGTTCTCCAACTCGTGGATCCAATGTGGCCAAAAAAGCACATATGGCTTTTAAACAGGTTTCTATTAGCTCCACATACtttatatctgtttctgatttttcttttgccAATACTAATAAACATGTAATTCTAAATATTACTCCAGACTCTAAGATTTCTTCTCTACTACCTTCATATGTATTCCAAATAttcctataaaaaatatatacaaattaattaaaaataccacCTAGTACAcggatattattttttgttatatatattcattttgtaATACCTTACTGCTCTGACAGCCATTAAGTATGTTTGCATATATGTATCTAATTGTAGAAGATTAATCAAAGCTTGGACTGCACCAGCTTCACATAATGATTTTGCATGCCAGTCACTTTCAGATAAATTCCCGATTAGTCTGCATGCACGGCAGTGTATAGTATTTTCCAGTTtgatatgttttattatagaaaCTACACGACTTGCTATTTTAGAGCCTCTGAcctagaaaaaaaatttgtgcTGCATTATTACGAATAAGCAAATTCTATAGGAAAGATACTCTgtttataagtatataaaagataaattttatcaactgattttaaagatgaaaataaatatatctgtaCCTTTTCCCTTGCATCTGAATTCATGCAAGCATTCGCTAAAATACTCAGTGTCAcgtttagtatttttatattatgataataatgaAGTAAATTTACTAAAATGCCTAATCCTCCATCTTTGGCAAATTGCTTATAGCATTTTGAATCATTTTTAAGACGTACTAAACATGACAAAATCCCGCCTTTTGACTccaattttatgcattttacTAATTCTTGTAATATCGGGCCGTTTTGTCTCTCGTCCATAAtaggtatttttataaataactggaaaaattgatgaaaattcgttaattttctaaaagaaacATAACCTCTAAATTGTACTGCCACCGAGGTTGACAGCTACACCCGTACAGCAACTTAcaaaaataagtgaaaaaaGATTCagtctaattaataattcttcgtTATCAAAATATGTTTagaaaaagattataaaatacacataaacataatttcatatccaaatttacaattttg
Coding sequences within:
- the LOC132904878 gene encoding cytochrome P450 315a1, mitochondrial isoform X1 → MKFTQNVFKTGKSVNVSNKVTASKQCASGCDCTGASQASKIDDLSDISKSTDGANQSNIEITEKSRHRNLATVETTATKNVLREAPEPRGIPIFGTLLSFILSGGPKRQHEYVHRRHKELGPVYRERLGPVTAVFVNSIHEYRRIFRLEGLAPKHFLPEAWTLYNEIRKCRRGLLFMDGQEWIHFRKILNKVMLVPDPTNLMFEPCQEVAIELRQKWQKQIKTDAIIANLQVQLYQWSIEAMMATLMGPCWHFHKEQLSRDFEILAKALHKIFEYSAKLSIIPAKLAMNLRLPVWRKFIASVDTAFEIVRILVPEMIKLGGDGLLKKMMDEGIQAEDAICIVTDFILAAGDTTATTLQWILLLLCNHPERQEELFEQLKDLSQRDILRIPLLKGVIKESLRLYPIAPFISRYLPEDSVISNYFVPKGELLVLSLYSSGRDAANFSQPNEFLPERWIRTEKGTYQGVMHPYGSLPFALGVRSCIGRKLAEIQISLALAELIKSFKIECINKDQIKLILHLISVPSEPMKLKLLERN
- the LOC132904878 gene encoding cytochrome P450 315a1, mitochondrial isoform X2, whose translation is MKFTQNVFKTGKSVNVSNKVTASKQCASGCDCTGASQASKIDDLSDISKSTDGANQSNIEITEKSRHRNLATVETTATKNVLREAPEPRGIPIFGTLLSFILSGGPKRQHEYVHRRHKELGPVYRERLGPVTAVFVNSIHEYRRIFRLEGLAPKHFLPEAWTLYNEIRKCRRGLLFMDGQEWIHFRKILNKVMLVPDPTNLMFEPCQEVAIELRQKWQKQIKTDAIIANLQVQLYQWSIEAMMATLMGPCWHFHKEQLSRDFEILAKALHKIFEYSAKLSIIPAKLAMNLRLPVWRKFIASVDTAFEIVRILVPEMIKLGGDGLLKKMMDEATTLQWILLLLCNHPERQEELFEQLKDLSQRDILRIPLLKGVIKESLRLYPIAPFISRYLPEDSVISNYFVPKGELLVLSLYSSGRDAANFSQPNEFLPERWIRTEKGTYQGVMHPYGSLPFALGVRSCIGRKLAEIQISLALAELIKSFKIECINKDQIKLILHLISVPSEPMKLKLLERN
- the LOC132904867 gene encoding armadillo repeat-containing protein 5 codes for the protein MDERQNGPILQELVKCIKLESKGGILSCLVRLKNDSKCYKQFAKDGGLGILVNLLHYYHNIKILNVTLSILANACMNSDAREKVRGSKIASRVVSIIKHIKLENTIHCRACRLIGNLSESDWHAKSLCEAGAVQALINLLQLDTYMQTYLMAVRAVRNIWNTYEGSREEILESGVIFRITCLLVLAKEKSETDIKYVELIETCLKAICAFLATLDPRVGEQLRGEKDIQGYKCIVQCCDMNNKVAIRCLYNLCQIAECRPILGNFGAIESFVALIKDHLELSKETLVSLCLFCREAVNRARIRMASGLELMLSLLKDTENEKYHPMLLHALAQFVYDDPSITIMVKNGLLDVLVIRLKKMATEDVSNERTNVSKKRESDSPPSRQTELKYYKTNLGRFSSDYYRDDWSPGSATSVSSSPPSTPPLPFYDSIENDENAEDNYSPVCSDTDMMDTEDEPQAEVESLKSCKSITIDIEESQNVGKETKSSNVWEYANVWTLVLLSRLSHSNDPIDRLADPVTINALSAYIRHAKNPRASRILTRIIRNGAYLMPLLKQGFVFEAETLYGSEQYMRQLCVLAETGGAVGELTSILLRGEEAHKLVIAVSIPFLIKSRYVLKSLLNNHGGLQLIFDVLSDQEHVLHENAIWSICRLANTLEIQPEIIEKCQITDTASTDFPRVYDNHPKPATVTFELDDGTTVDACRQTLCQKSDAFSAMLEGYFSESGKKRVKLRNTSKEGLNTLLLAANGATFENRTIESLLDAVLLADKFLMADISDILTESTISQLNHKNFSKAWNWARVNSCHELKSCCVKRFLTAPMTKPERVQAFQDFSTTESFQEFLDEIRKIINSVLCQR